AAAATCAATTTTTTCTATTTGTTGTAAAATATCACTTTTTTCCCCATTACCTGCTATCAGACTTATCCCTTGTATATTTTGTAACTCTCCATAATCAGATTGGGCATAGCAGCCGGTGACAATTATCTTTGATTTTCCGTTTTGACGAATGGCATTCCTTATCATCTGTCTGGATTTTCGATCCGCTTCTTGAGTAACGGTACAAGTATTGATGATATAGATATCAGCTTTTTGATGAAAATTTACTAATTGGAAGCCTTTTTCTATAAAAAGATTAATCAGACTTTCTGTTTCGTATTGATTTATTTTACATCCGAGTGTTTTGAAGGCAACTTTAATAATAAATGGCTCCTCTTTTTATCCAAAAGCATTTTTGAATTTAGCAAAAATACCTTTTTCTCCTAATTTTTCCAGGTCTTCGCCATCTAATTTTGCATATTCTAATAATAAATCTTTTTGCTTTTCATTCATCTTTTTAGGAATTTCTACTATAATTTTAATATATTGATTCCCTCTCTGCTGAGTTCCAATTTTATAAATTCCTTTTCCTCGAAGTCTAAATACGCTATTTGGTTGGGTGCCAGCAGGTATTTTTAGCTTTGCTTTTTCTTCCAGAGTAGGGACAGTAGTAGTTCCGCCTAAGGCAGCTTTTATAAAACTAATTGGATGGGTATAACTTATGTCTATCCCTGATCGTTTAAATAGCTTATGGGGTTTAACTTGTAAAACGATATATAAATCACCAGATGGACCACCTTTTTCTCCCGGTTCTCCCATTTCAGAAATTCTTAATCTATGTCCGGTATCAACACCAGCAGGGATTTTTACCTTTATACTTTTATTTTTCTTTACTTTTCCTGTACCTCGGCAATTGATGCAAGCTTCCTTTATTATTTTACCTTCACCTCCACACCGAGGGCAGGTATTTATATTCACAAATTGACCAAACATTGT
The genomic region above belongs to Candidatus Atribacteria bacterium and contains:
- the dnaJ gene encoding molecular chaperone DnaJ encodes the protein MTKKDYYEILGVKKEATPEEIKKAYRNLALKYHPDRNSSDGDTENKFKEINEAYQVLSDPEKRARYDQFGSAEGMGGFDFQGRGSSDFGNFGDFGDIFDSFFGTRTRRSDGRARPQRGANLRYNLEISFEDAAFGKETKIEIPGWENCSVCQGSGAKPGTSPQTCPDCHGTGEIKSTQSTMFGQFVNINTCPRCGGEGKIIKEACINCRGTGKVKKNKSIKVKIPAGVDTGHRLRISEMGEPGEKGGPSGDLYIVLQVKPHKLFKRSGIDISYTHPISFIKAALGGTTTVPTLEEKAKLKIPAGTQPNSVFRLRGKGIYKIGTQQRGNQYIKIIVEIPKKMNEKQKDLLLEYAKLDGEDLEKLGEKGIFAKFKNAFG